A genomic region of Trueperaceae bacterium contains the following coding sequences:
- a CDS encoding universal stress protein: MRILHPTDFSRTAEKALTVARDLKERLGGTLHVVHVQTRFEETLGLVRLRPHLDSVNPELERRLEEARQEEVRRLNDMLRSLASPDGTYELRWGEPLQELLEMQGDFDLVVMGAHGSNRIDRYFLGGVAGRFVRRTRVPVITVREECQVTSVRRALVATDFSEAAHGAVEAAKGLGQHGVRLVLCHVVDDPRFRDDPTYMSTVTDALNLLGDGFERHAIRYGDPAEELPAAAQEVGADLIVIGLKQQRGAVGLLLGSRVDALIRSSAVPVLAVPTEVD; this comes from the coding sequence ATGCGCATCCTTCACCCGACCGACTTCTCGCGCACCGCCGAGAAGGCCCTGACCGTGGCGCGCGACCTCAAGGAGCGCCTCGGCGGCACGCTGCACGTCGTGCACGTGCAGACGCGCTTCGAGGAGACGCTCGGCCTCGTGAGGCTGCGGCCGCACCTCGACAGCGTCAACCCCGAGCTCGAGCGCCGGCTCGAGGAGGCGCGCCAGGAGGAGGTGAGGCGCCTCAACGACATGCTGCGCAGCCTCGCCAGCCCCGACGGCACGTACGAGCTGCGCTGGGGCGAGCCGCTCCAGGAGCTCCTGGAGATGCAGGGCGACTTCGACCTGGTCGTGATGGGCGCCCACGGCTCGAACCGGATCGACAGGTACTTCCTCGGCGGCGTCGCGGGCCGGTTCGTGAGGCGCACGCGCGTGCCCGTGATCACGGTGCGCGAGGAGTGCCAGGTGACGAGCGTCAGGCGCGCGCTGGTGGCCACCGACTTCAGCGAGGCCGCGCACGGCGCCGTGGAGGCGGCGAAGGGCCTCGGGCAGCACGGCGTGAGGCTGGTGCTCTGCCACGTCGTCGACGACCCGCGCTTCCGCGACGACCCGACCTACATGAGCACCGTCACCGACGCCCTCAACCTCCTCGGCGACGGCTTCGAGCGCCACGCGATCCGCTACGGCGACCCGGCCGAGGAGCTGCCGGCGGCCGCCCAGGAGGTGGGCGCCGACCTCATCGTGATCGGCCTGAAGCAGCAGCGCGGCGCCGTAGGCCTGCTGCTGGGCAGCCGCGTCGACGCGCTGATCCGCTCTAGCGCCGTCCCCGTACTAGCCGTGCCCACCGAGGTCGACTGA
- a CDS encoding universal stress protein has product MFESILIPTDGSSTSDKAIEKGLELARLANARVTFLHVLENPLVSGYATPEAMPYAAQLYQDLRTSGEQILGEALAKAEAQGVPATTRLVEDTDPVKAIVEASKEHDAVVMGTHGRRGFNRWMFGSVAEGALRRADKPFLMVRGPEED; this is encoded by the coding sequence GTGTTCGAGAGCATCCTGATCCCGACGGACGGCAGCAGCACCTCCGACAAGGCCATCGAGAAGGGCCTCGAGCTCGCGCGGCTCGCCAACGCCCGCGTCACGTTCCTCCACGTCCTCGAGAACCCGCTCGTCAGCGGCTACGCCACGCCGGAGGCGATGCCCTACGCGGCGCAGCTCTACCAGGACCTGCGGACGAGCGGCGAGCAGATCCTCGGCGAGGCGCTGGCGAAGGCCGAGGCCCAGGGCGTGCCCGCCACCACCCGCCTGGTCGAGGACACCGACCCGGTCAAGGCCATCGTCGAGGCCAGCAAGGAGCACGACGCCGTCGTGATGGGCACCCACGGGCGCCGCGGGTTCAACCGCTGGATGTTCGGCTCGGTGGCCGAGGGCGCCCTGCGCCGCGCCGACAAGCCCTTCCTCATGGTCAGGGGCCCGGAGGAGGACTAG
- a CDS encoding SulP family inorganic anion transporter: MTATGRPQTKTARPPFDDVVAGVTVALVLVPQALAYAALAGLPPSVGIMAAIFPPLASALLGSSPYLQTGPTALTSLMTLGVLAGTFAPGSPGYVQAAALLALMVGAIRVAIGLARFGSLAYFMSLPVLRGFTSGAAVIIIVSQVPALLGRGSAGLGVWEAAWRAVSDPSRYNVFAIALAVLTFALVRGLRRVSPLIPGVLIAVLLGLAATAAFGTVTPVVGPMPTALSAPSLALPWGQAGSLALGAAVIAVVGFAEPAAIARTFASRSHPWDSDRELIAQGAANLASGLMHGMPVGGSFARSALNRQAGARTRLSGAVAGLAVLAFLPFSAVLEGLPRAVLAAIVVVSAVSLLQLGALFKLWRYAKMQATTALVTFALTLVMTPRIDYAVVLGISLAVFTHLYREAQLGVTVEREAGTVTIRFDGVLWFGSLRALERALQRLEEDLTGVERVVLDTSRLGRVDFSALMLLYDAEQRLADQGLDVSITGLHGRGEMIMGRIRRG, from the coding sequence TTGACGGCGACCGGGAGACCGCAGACCAAGACGGCGCGCCCGCCGTTCGACGACGTCGTCGCCGGCGTGACCGTGGCGCTCGTGCTGGTCCCGCAGGCGCTCGCCTACGCCGCGCTCGCCGGCCTCCCTCCCAGCGTAGGCATCATGGCGGCGATCTTCCCGCCGCTGGCGTCGGCGCTGCTGGGCTCGAGCCCCTACCTCCAGACGGGCCCCACGGCCCTCACCTCGCTGATGACGCTGGGCGTCCTCGCCGGCACGTTCGCGCCCGGCAGCCCCGGCTACGTGCAGGCCGCGGCCCTGCTGGCCCTGATGGTCGGCGCGATCCGCGTGGCCATAGGCCTCGCGCGGTTCGGCTCCCTGGCCTACTTCATGAGCCTGCCGGTGCTGCGCGGGTTCACCAGCGGCGCGGCCGTGATCATCATCGTCTCGCAGGTGCCCGCGCTCCTGGGGCGGGGCTCCGCCGGCCTGGGCGTGTGGGAGGCGGCCTGGCGCGCCGTCAGCGACCCGTCCCGGTACAACGTGTTCGCGATCGCCCTCGCCGTCCTCACCTTCGCGCTCGTCCGCGGCCTGCGGCGCGTGTCGCCGCTGATCCCCGGCGTGCTCATCGCCGTCCTGCTCGGGCTGGCCGCCACGGCCGCGTTCGGCACCGTGACGCCCGTCGTGGGGCCGATGCCCACGGCGCTGTCGGCGCCGTCCCTGGCCCTGCCCTGGGGCCAGGCGGGCTCCCTCGCCCTGGGCGCCGCCGTGATCGCCGTCGTCGGCTTCGCCGAGCCGGCCGCGATCGCGCGCACCTTCGCCTCGCGCAGCCACCCCTGGGACTCGGACAGGGAGCTCATCGCCCAGGGCGCGGCCAACCTCGCCTCGGGGCTCATGCACGGCATGCCCGTGGGCGGCAGCTTCGCGCGCTCGGCCCTCAACCGCCAGGCCGGCGCCCGCACGCGTCTGTCCGGCGCCGTCGCCGGCCTGGCCGTGCTGGCCTTCCTGCCCTTCTCGGCCGTCCTGGAGGGGCTGCCGCGCGCGGTGCTGGCGGCCATCGTCGTCGTCTCCGCGGTCTCGCTGCTGCAGCTCGGGGCGCTGTTCAAGCTGTGGCGCTACGCGAAGATGCAGGCCACGACGGCGCTGGTGACGTTCGCGCTGACCCTCGTCATGACGCCGCGCATCGACTACGCGGTGGTGCTCGGCATCTCCCTGGCGGTGTTCACGCACCTCTACCGCGAGGCGCAGCTCGGCGTGACCGTCGAGCGCGAGGCGGGCACCGTCACGATCAGGTTCGACGGCGTGCTGTGGTTCGGCTCCCTGCGGGCGCTGGAGCGCGCGTTGCAGCGCCTCGAGGAGGACCTGACGGGGGTGGAGAGGGTGGTGCTAGACACCAGCCGCCTCGGCAGGGTCGACTTCTCGGCGCTGATGCTCCTCTACGACGCCGAGCAGCGCCTGGCCGACCAGGGGCTCGACGTCTCGATCACCGGCCTGCACGGACGCGGCGAGATGATCATGGGCCGCATCAGGCGGGGGTGA
- a CDS encoding NTP transferase domain-containing protein, which yields MDLVCLAAGHGTRLGRLGTYLQKCMYPVGLRPFLEHTLAQLAASGVAVPGRDRVALVVGHHEEQVRSYFGGGFEGLEIVYVRQAERRGTGHALGLARDALGLARDAGEPARDALAPGRGVIAWQADLFVTAPMFRAVAEHPAPNVVTLGPGHEGEPAAIRATVAGDRVTRVWEGVGPLYDVGLWRLAPEVLARIDEVAAPGGEVRVLPNLQRAIDRGAACGWVRAEEWVHLGGTLPSPEENVRNVVRRVLEQDASARPA from the coding sequence GTGGACCTCGTCTGCCTCGCCGCCGGGCACGGCACGCGCCTGGGAAGGCTCGGCACCTACCTCCAGAAGTGCATGTACCCCGTCGGCCTCAGGCCGTTCCTGGAGCACACCCTCGCGCAGCTCGCGGCGAGCGGCGTGGCCGTGCCGGGGCGGGACCGCGTCGCGCTCGTCGTGGGCCACCACGAGGAGCAGGTGCGCTCCTACTTCGGCGGCGGGTTCGAGGGCCTCGAGATCGTCTACGTCAGGCAGGCGGAGCGTCGCGGCACCGGTCACGCCCTCGGCCTGGCCCGGGACGCCCTCGGACTCGCGCGGGACGCGGGCGAGCCCGCCCGCGACGCGCTCGCGCCGGGGCGGGGCGTGATCGCCTGGCAGGCCGACCTGTTCGTGACCGCGCCGATGTTCCGCGCCGTCGCGGAGCATCCCGCGCCGAACGTCGTCACGCTCGGCCCGGGGCACGAGGGCGAGCCGGCGGCGATAAGAGCCACGGTCGCAGGCGACCGCGTCACGCGCGTGTGGGAGGGCGTGGGGCCCCTCTACGACGTGGGCCTGTGGAGGCTCGCGCCCGAGGTGCTGGCGCGCATCGACGAGGTCGCGGCGCCGGGCGGCGAGGTGCGCGTGCTGCCGAACCTGCAGCGCGCCATCGACCGCGGCGCCGCGTGCGGCTGGGTCCGCGCCGAGGAGTGGGTCCACCTGGGCGGCACCCTGCCCAGCCCCGAGGAGAACGTCAGGAACGTGGTGCGGCGGGTCCTCGAGCAAGACGCGTCCGCGCGTCCGGCGTGA
- a CDS encoding dienelactone hydrolase family protein, giving the protein MTISGDQLHAPEVKARAGAPLEGARAVTVLVHGRGDSAHGILGLATVVDAPGVAFLAPEARFNVWYPHTFLAPPEQNEPWLSSALEAVDACVRAATAAGVPRERVVLLGFSQGACLASEYAARQGGRFGGVVALSGGVIGDVVERARYAATLAGTPAFFGCSDVDPYIPVERVHESAALYRELGADVEERIYPGFAHSVNQDEVAWWQGLLDDLTSGA; this is encoded by the coding sequence ATGACCATCTCCGGCGATCAGCTCCACGCCCCCGAGGTCAAGGCGCGGGCGGGGGCGCCACTGGAGGGCGCCCGCGCCGTCACCGTGCTGGTGCACGGGCGCGGCGACTCCGCCCACGGCATCCTCGGGCTCGCCACCGTCGTGGACGCGCCCGGGGTGGCCTTCCTCGCCCCCGAGGCGCGCTTCAACGTCTGGTACCCGCACACGTTCCTCGCGCCGCCCGAGCAGAACGAGCCCTGGCTCTCCTCGGCGCTGGAGGCCGTCGACGCCTGCGTGCGCGCCGCCACCGCGGCGGGCGTGCCGCGGGAGAGGGTCGTGCTGCTCGGCTTCTCGCAGGGCGCCTGCCTGGCGTCGGAGTACGCGGCCAGGCAGGGCGGCAGGTTCGGGGGCGTCGTCGCCCTCTCCGGCGGGGTCATCGGCGACGTGGTCGAGCGCGCCCGCTACGCCGCGACGCTCGCCGGCACGCCGGCGTTCTTCGGCTGCAGCGACGTCGACCCCTACATCCCGGTCGAGCGCGTGCACGAGTCCGCCGCGCTGTACCGGGAGCTCGGCGCGGACGTCGAGGAGCGCATCTACCCCGGCTTCGCGCACAGCGTGAACCAGGACGAGGTCGCCTGGTGGCAGGGGCTGCTCGATGACCTAACATCGGGCGCATGA
- a CDS encoding YetF domain-containing protein, giving the protein MDSVIRVVVVYLFVLFALRLLGKREFGDLSPMEFVMLMLIPDIVTQGILKEDFSLTNALVAVSTIMLLVVLTSMLTHVNRRAELAVNPRATVLLFDGNLFASSLDKERVSPDEILQVAHESGLETLDQVKWAILQSDGKIAIIPKESAK; this is encoded by the coding sequence GTGGACAGCGTGATCCGTGTGGTCGTCGTCTACCTGTTCGTCCTGTTCGCGCTGAGGCTCCTGGGCAAGAGGGAGTTCGGGGACCTCTCCCCCATGGAGTTCGTGATGCTGATGCTGATCCCCGACATCGTCACGCAGGGCATCCTCAAGGAGGACTTCTCGCTGACGAACGCCCTGGTCGCCGTGAGCACGATCATGCTCCTCGTCGTGCTGACGTCGATGCTCACCCACGTGAACCGCAGGGCGGAGCTGGCGGTGAACCCGCGCGCCACCGTCCTGCTCTTCGACGGCAACCTCTTCGCCTCGAGCCTCGACAAGGAGCGCGTGTCGCCCGACGAGATCCTGCAGGTGGCGCACGAGTCCGGCCTCGAGACGCTCGACCAGGTGAAGTGGGCGATCCTGCAGTCGGACGGCAAGATCGCGATCATCCCCAAGGAGTCGGCGAAGTAG
- a CDS encoding SRPBCC family protein, whose amino-acid sequence MASFDESIDVSVPVREAYALFRQFERFPAFMEGVEEVRREGVDRLYWRANVAGREEEWEARVVADEPDTRIAWESVVGARNAGEVRFDKLEEETTRVHLHVEYDPEGFVENIGTALGLVNGRMRGDLRRFKEMAESGAIESGWHDPAHRSAAAAERDRVLGEAERSTDRLGPATTVKTETDRIEPAGEDRDRY is encoded by the coding sequence ATGGCTTCGTTCGACGAGTCGATAGACGTGAGCGTGCCGGTCAGAGAGGCCTACGCTCTGTTCAGGCAGTTCGAGCGCTTCCCCGCCTTCATGGAGGGCGTCGAGGAGGTGCGCCGCGAGGGCGTGGACCGCCTCTACTGGCGGGCGAACGTCGCCGGGCGCGAGGAGGAGTGGGAGGCCCGCGTCGTGGCCGACGAGCCGGACACGCGCATCGCGTGGGAGAGCGTGGTCGGCGCCAGGAACGCCGGCGAGGTGCGCTTCGACAAGCTCGAGGAGGAGACCACCCGCGTCCACCTGCACGTCGAGTACGACCCCGAGGGCTTCGTCGAGAACATCGGCACGGCGCTCGGCCTGGTGAACGGGCGGATGCGCGGCGACCTCAGACGCTTCAAGGAGATGGCCGAGAGCGGCGCCATCGAGTCGGGCTGGCACGACCCGGCGCACCGGTCCGCCGCCGCGGCCGAGCGCGACCGCGTGCTGGGCGAGGCGGAGCGTTCGACGGACAGGCTGGGGCCCGCCACGACCGTCAAGACCGAGACGGACCGCATCGAGCCGGCGGGCGAGGACAGGGACAGGTACTGA
- a CDS encoding FAD-dependent oxidoreductase, with protein MPRHDVIVVGGGFAGASLALALARGGVRVLVLEREREFRDRVRGELVYPWGVADGRRLGLLEHVASAVTEVTTWSTTIAPLPERRRDVLAAPAGEPVITFHHPEVQELLLSAAADAGAEVVRDAAVTGVLPGEHPAVVAREGRGRRERRHEARLVVGADGRESVVRRAAGFVEEREPEALVLAGALLEGSGVPNDAAHVFMRPEGGELGMAVPVGRGHHRVYAGYHVSGGRRLLSGSSALEPFVATAVAAGAPADWFEGARLIGPLAEFSGADSWAPLPYRDGVTLVGDAAATSDPNWGCGLALAWRDVRTLAEALLADGDPGAAARDYATRHDDYYGSLRRITGWLTAVFRTPGPEADALRERVFPLIVADPTRAPDVVGLGPDGPSDERARRRFFGEE; from the coding sequence GTGCCGCGTCATGACGTGATCGTCGTAGGCGGCGGGTTCGCCGGCGCCTCCCTGGCGTTGGCGCTGGCCCGCGGCGGCGTGCGCGTGCTGGTGCTGGAGCGCGAGCGGGAGTTCCGCGACCGCGTCAGGGGCGAGCTCGTCTACCCCTGGGGCGTCGCCGACGGGCGACGCCTGGGCCTCCTGGAGCACGTGGCGAGCGCCGTCACCGAGGTGACCACGTGGTCGACGACCATCGCCCCGCTCCCCGAGCGCCGGCGGGACGTCCTGGCCGCGCCCGCCGGCGAGCCCGTCATCACGTTCCACCACCCCGAGGTGCAGGAGCTGCTGCTCTCCGCCGCCGCGGACGCGGGGGCGGAGGTCGTGCGCGACGCCGCCGTCACCGGCGTGCTGCCTGGGGAGCATCCGGCGGTCGTGGCGCGGGAGGGTCGTGGCCGCCGTGAGCGGCGGCACGAGGCGAGGCTCGTCGTGGGCGCCGACGGGCGCGAGTCGGTCGTGCGGCGCGCGGCCGGCTTCGTGGAGGAGCGGGAGCCCGAGGCCCTCGTGCTGGCCGGCGCGCTGCTGGAGGGGTCCGGGGTCCCGAACGACGCGGCCCACGTGTTCATGCGCCCGGAGGGCGGGGAGCTGGGCATGGCGGTGCCGGTGGGTCGCGGGCACCACCGGGTCTACGCGGGCTACCACGTGTCCGGCGGCCGGCGGCTCCTCAGCGGCAGCTCCGCCCTGGAGCCGTTCGTCGCGACGGCCGTGGCCGCGGGCGCGCCCGCCGACTGGTTCGAGGGCGCGCGGCTCATCGGGCCGCTCGCCGAGTTCTCGGGGGCCGACTCCTGGGCGCCGCTGCCCTACAGGGACGGCGTGACCCTGGTCGGCGACGCCGCCGCGACCAGCGACCCGAACTGGGGCTGCGGCCTCGCACTCGCCTGGCGCGACGTGAGGACCCTCGCCGAGGCACTCCTGGCGGACGGCGACCCCGGCGCCGCCGCCCGCGACTACGCGACCCGGCACGACGACTACTACGGCTCGCTGCGGCGCATCACCGGCTGGCTCACCGCCGTGTTCAGGACGCCGGGGCCGGAGGCGGACGCCCTGCGCGAGCGCGTGTTCCCCCTCATCGTCGCCGACCCGACCCGCGCGCCCGACGTGGTGGGCCTCGGCCCCGACGGGCCCAGCGACGAGCGGGCACGGCGGCGCTTCTTCGGGGAAGAGTAG
- a CDS encoding DinB family protein → MAHALIQTREEVAAFTAGLPDALLWEGVAGLAPVGFHLKHIAGVIDRLFGQARLGTVTEEMRRAVEIERAHGQPAGVTTAELVRAVDASVDRALDQLRATDPATIYDHRPVGAKKLPSTVVGLLFHAAEHAQRHCGQLLVTARVVRERAGD, encoded by the coding sequence GTGGCCCACGCGCTCATACAGACGCGCGAGGAGGTCGCCGCGTTCACGGCCGGCCTCCCCGACGCCCTGCTCTGGGAGGGGGTCGCGGGGCTGGCGCCCGTGGGCTTCCACCTGAAGCACATCGCCGGGGTCATCGACAGGCTGTTCGGTCAGGCGCGCCTCGGCACCGTGACCGAGGAGATGCGCCGGGCGGTGGAGATCGAGCGAGCCCACGGCCAGCCGGCGGGCGTGACGACCGCCGAGCTGGTGCGGGCCGTCGACGCGTCCGTGGACCGCGCCCTCGACCAGCTCAGGGCCACCGACCCCGCGACGATCTACGACCACAGGCCCGTGGGGGCGAAGAAGCTGCCGTCGACCGTGGTCGGGCTGCTCTTCCACGCCGCGGAGCACGCCCAGCGTCACTGCGGCCAGCTCCTCGTCACCGCGCGCGTCGTGCGGGAGCGGGCTGGGGACTAG
- a CDS encoding DUF1801 domain-containing protein, whose product MTAKKEAGPKLVPTDQPVEEFLASVENPRRRADAEELVRMLREVTGEEPVVWTYGIVGFGDHHYRHSSGREGDVGRIGFAPRKTNLVLYGFNSAPGSAELLRRLGKHRVGASCVYVNKLADVDMGVLRELARLGYEHMGSTTDSFVPR is encoded by the coding sequence GTGACAGCGAAGAAGGAGGCCGGGCCCAAGCTCGTGCCCACCGACCAGCCCGTCGAGGAGTTCCTGGCGTCGGTCGAGAACCCCAGGCGCCGCGCCGACGCCGAGGAGCTGGTGCGCATGCTGCGCGAGGTCACGGGCGAGGAGCCGGTCGTGTGGACGTACGGGATCGTCGGCTTCGGCGACCACCACTACCGCCACTCCTCCGGGCGCGAGGGCGACGTGGGGAGGATCGGCTTCGCCCCCCGCAAGACGAACCTGGTGCTCTACGGCTTCAACTCGGCGCCGGGGTCCGCCGAGCTGCTGCGGAGGCTCGGCAAGCATCGGGTCGGCGCTTCCTGCGTCTACGTGAACAAGCTCGCCGACGTCGACATGGGGGTGCTGCGCGAGCTGGCGAGGCTCGGCTACGAGCACATGGGGTCGACGACCGACAGCTTCGTGCCGCGCTAG
- a CDS encoding class I SAM-dependent methyltransferase, whose amino-acid sequence MADESTPDTLAEHVAHNRDYWDANADWWAARGARDWARREPVWGIWGLPESELRLLPEDMTGMDAVELGCGTAYVSAWMARRGARVTGIDNSERQLETARRLAAEHGLDVTLVHGNAEATPFADASFDLAISEYGAAIWCDPYAWVPEAHRILRPGGRLVFMGNHPLIEVCTPWDGGDVSYRLERDYFSLHRLDFRDVAHEPGGVEFNLPFSGWLALFARTGFEVEELIEPRAPGDASGDSFGVPADWAKRFPSEQVWKLRKR is encoded by the coding sequence ATGGCCGACGAGAGCACGCCGGACACCCTGGCCGAGCACGTGGCGCACAACCGCGACTACTGGGACGCCAACGCCGACTGGTGGGCGGCTCGCGGCGCGCGCGACTGGGCGCGCCGCGAGCCCGTGTGGGGCATCTGGGGCCTGCCCGAGAGCGAGCTGCGCCTGCTGCCCGAGGACATGACCGGCATGGACGCCGTCGAGCTCGGGTGCGGCACCGCCTACGTCTCGGCGTGGATGGCGCGCCGCGGCGCGCGCGTGACCGGCATCGACAACTCGGAGAGGCAGCTCGAGACGGCGAGGCGGCTGGCCGCCGAGCACGGCCTCGACGTGACGCTCGTCCACGGCAACGCCGAGGCGACCCCGTTCGCCGACGCGAGCTTCGACCTCGCGATCAGCGAGTACGGGGCGGCGATCTGGTGCGACCCCTACGCGTGGGTGCCCGAGGCCCATCGCATCCTGCGGCCGGGCGGGCGCCTCGTGTTCATGGGCAACCACCCGCTCATAGAGGTCTGCACGCCCTGGGACGGCGGCGACGTGAGCTACCGCCTGGAGCGCGACTACTTCTCCCTGCACCGCCTCGACTTCAGGGACGTGGCCCACGAGCCGGGCGGCGTGGAGTTCAACCTGCCCTTCTCCGGCTGGCTCGCCCTGTTCGCGCGCACGGGGTTCGAGGTCGAGGAGCTGATCGAGCCGCGTGCCCCCGGTGACGCCTCGGGCGACAGCTTCGGCGTCCCGGCCGACTGGGCCAAACGCTTCCCCTCGGAGCAGGTCTGGAAGCTGCGCAAGCGCTAG
- a CDS encoding VOC family protein codes for MITGINLSHVWVFDQDEALDFYVGKLGLEVSADIDFGPMRWLTVRPKDQPGRDILLELVAPPSVDPESAEQIRELVAKGASGFAVGFLTDDARGFCEELKAQGVTIREEPEERPYGIDFAIRDPFGNNIRVVERKPLQMPADWKGTAAETA; via the coding sequence ATGATCACCGGCATCAACCTGTCCCACGTCTGGGTGTTCGACCAGGACGAGGCGCTCGACTTCTACGTGGGGAAGCTCGGACTCGAGGTCTCGGCCGACATCGACTTCGGTCCGATGCGCTGGCTCACCGTGAGGCCCAAGGACCAGCCCGGCCGCGACATCCTGCTCGAGCTCGTGGCCCCGCCGAGCGTGGACCCCGAGTCGGCCGAGCAGATCCGCGAGCTGGTGGCCAAGGGGGCGTCGGGCTTCGCCGTGGGCTTCCTGACCGACGACGCGCGCGGCTTCTGCGAGGAGCTGAAGGCCCAGGGCGTGACGATCCGCGAGGAGCCCGAGGAGCGCCCTTACGGCATCGACTTCGCGATCCGCGACCCCTTCGGCAACAACATCCGCGTCGTCGAGCGCAAGCCTCTGCAGATGCCCGCCGACTGGAAGGGCACCGCCGCCGAGACGGCCTGA
- a CDS encoding AraC family transcriptional regulator, with translation MSPSSSPAAERNRRMLRARDEMDRLYRQELDVRRLAALVGMSQAHFIRTFKEVFGETPHRYLQRRRVERAMYLLREQGRSVTDACFDVGFNSLGTFSRTFKEVVGVSPAAYRLGKGPAPVPTCFISTWTRPSSFGEAPRSENAYAAPTAAGDGSASPEATEAKR, from the coding sequence GTGAGCCCGTCCTCGAGCCCCGCGGCGGAGCGCAACCGCCGCATGCTGAGGGCACGCGACGAGATGGACAGGCTCTACCGCCAGGAGCTCGACGTGAGACGCCTCGCGGCCCTGGTGGGCATGTCGCAGGCGCACTTCATCAGGACGTTCAAGGAGGTCTTCGGCGAGACGCCGCACCGCTACCTCCAGCGCCGCCGCGTCGAGAGGGCGATGTACCTGCTGCGCGAGCAGGGTCGCAGCGTGACCGACGCCTGCTTCGACGTCGGCTTCAACAGCCTGGGCACGTTCAGCCGCACGTTCAAGGAGGTCGTCGGCGTCTCCCCCGCCGCCTACCGCCTCGGCAAGGGCCCGGCGCCGGTGCCGACGTGCTTCATCAGCACGTGGACGCGGCCCAGCAGTTTCGGAGAAGCGCCGCGGAGCGAGAACGCCTACGCTGCCCCCACGGCCGCAGGGGACGGCAGCGCGAGCCCCGAGGCCACGGAGGCGAAGAGATGA
- a CDS encoding crosslink repair DNA glycosylase YcaQ family protein, with product MTEKLTAAEARRVFLHAQGLARRRPGGAVGQRRFREYLLRQGVLQLDSVNVLARAHYLPLYSRFGPYDRQALDAYLWSSGETFEHWGHEASVMPRELLPSLRFRMADLAERWAKYFRRRPERYRPELFDEVERAVHELGPVTAKDLEHLEEERGGPRRQGWWDWSLTKEALEYLFFTGRAAVAGRPNFQRLYDSPARAWGEHACLPARPTREAQQRLFDIALSANWIGTVADIGDHFRIKVTQAKPLAESAVERGLARWVRVEGWREKALLYAGAEDPGRATGAALLSPFDPACWYRDRLLRQFGMDYRIEIYTPAHKRVYGYYTLPFLLGDQMVARVDLKAERRARELRVLAAWSEEAPAPGARRRRDTEVAAALARELRLMAEWLGLSSVVVEPKGTLAAALAREVAAGAEA from the coding sequence GTGACGGAGAAGCTGACCGCCGCGGAGGCCCGGCGCGTCTTCCTGCACGCGCAGGGCCTGGCGCGTCGCCGACCCGGCGGCGCGGTCGGCCAGCGACGCTTCCGCGAGTACCTGCTGCGCCAGGGCGTGCTGCAGCTCGACAGCGTGAACGTCCTGGCCCGGGCGCACTACCTGCCCCTCTACTCGCGCTTCGGCCCTTACGACCGGCAGGCTCTCGACGCCTACCTGTGGTCCTCGGGCGAGACGTTCGAGCACTGGGGGCACGAGGCGTCGGTGATGCCGCGCGAGCTGCTGCCCTCCCTGCGGTTCCGCATGGCGGACCTGGCGGAGAGGTGGGCGAAGTACTTCCGCAGGCGTCCCGAACGCTACAGGCCGGAGCTCTTCGACGAGGTGGAGCGCGCGGTGCACGAGCTGGGCCCCGTGACGGCCAAGGACCTGGAGCACCTCGAGGAGGAGCGGGGCGGGCCCCGGCGGCAGGGCTGGTGGGACTGGAGCCTCACCAAGGAGGCGCTCGAGTACCTGTTCTTCACGGGGCGCGCCGCGGTGGCCGGGCGACCCAACTTCCAGCGCCTCTACGACTCGCCGGCCAGGGCCTGGGGCGAGCACGCCTGCCTCCCGGCGCGGCCGACGCGCGAGGCGCAGCAGCGGCTCTTCGACATCGCCCTGTCCGCGAACTGGATCGGCACCGTGGCCGACATCGGCGACCACTTCAGGATCAAGGTGACGCAGGCGAAGCCGCTGGCCGAGTCGGCCGTGGAGCGCGGGCTGGCCCGGTGGGTGCGGGTCGAGGGCTGGAGGGAGAAGGCGCTGCTCTACGCGGGCGCCGAGGACCCGGGGAGGGCGACGGGCGCCGCCCTGCTCTCGCCGTTCGACCCCGCCTGCTGGTACCGCGACCGCCTGCTGCGGCAGTTCGGGATGGACTACCGCATCGAGATCTACACGCCCGCCCACAAGCGCGTCTACGGCTACTACACGCTGCCGTTCCTCCTCGGCGACCAGATGGTCGCGCGCGTGGACCTGAAGGCCGAGCGCAGGGCGCGCGAGCTCCGGGTCCTGGCGGCCTGGAGCGAGGAGGCGCCCGCGCCGGGCGCGCGTCGGCGCCGCGACACGGAGGTCGCCGCCGCGCTGGCCCGCGAGCTGCGTCTCATGGCCGAGTGGCTGGGTCTCTCTTCCGTGGTCGTCGAGCCCAAGGGGACCTTGGCGGCCGCCTTGGCGCGCGAGGTCGCGGCCGGAGCGGAGGCGTGA